The following is a genomic window from Deltaproteobacteria bacterium.
CGGCAAAAAGGTCCATAACGCCAGTGCACCAAAGCTGGGTGTTATGTTTGAACAGGTGATAGAGTCACTCCTCGATATCCTTGTTGCCAATCAGGATAAATGGGTGTCAAACGGGATAGACCAGATTGTAAAGCCAAAAATTTATGGTGATGCAACCATGCCGGAACCGCAGGGGCTCGAAATCGATGTACGTGACTTAAAAGAAAAGTGCACCGCTTCTTACAAGGAGTATCTTCCTTACATCAATGAGCTTTTAGGGCCCTATGCCGTAGCGAGAATCGAGAACATGTTCAGAATGGATTTCTACAACCTTGATGTTCTTTTGTGGACGCAAATATTTTACAACCTGGTTTTCAAGTACGACAAAACAAAGGACATGAGTGACAAGAAGAAGATAATCAATACGTTAAAACCGCTTTACTTTGCGCGGAGCCTTACCTTCAACTACAGTACGTGGAAGTATAATATCAGGTATGCCGAAGAGGAAGTAAGGGAGCAGGCCCTCGGATTTGCCACTCAGCGCTATTATCTCTGGGGACTGTATGGATGTCCCCGCCAGTCGTAGCCGGCATGCGCCTTTTTATATCAGCCCGGCTGGTGTTCTTTTCGTAACAGATCAAAAACGGTTTTTACCGGTGTGAAGGTAGCAATGGGAACCTCCACAAAGAGGGTGATCCATTTTGCCATGGCGCCGTTCCAGAGCCCCGGCAGTTCCAGCGCTTTTAACTTTTTTCCATGAGATGACTTAATAGAAATGAAGCCGCTTTCAGGATCGCTGTAATCGGTGAGGTTGAAGGGCTTCCCCTTGTAGTCCCGGATGCCGCAGATGAGGTCGACGGGATTGAAATGGGTGGCCCTTTGAAAGGATTGCCGCTGTTTCTCATCATCCAGATTGATCTGGGCTTTTTCTACAATTTGCCGGGAAGTTGAGCCTTCATGATTTTTTACCCAGAAGGGGCCTCCTCCGGGCTCGCCTTCATTTTTAACCATGCCACAGACTCTGATGGGCCGGTTTAAGCTTGAAAATATAAAGGCTGCTCTGTCTGCTTCACTTTTTACTTCAATTTCTTCAGTAATAACAAGGGACAATCTCTCCCTCATATACTTTAATGTTTGTGCCGTAAAATCTATATTAAAGTCTTTTGCTTCAATCTTTTTCAGGATTGCAAATATCTCCTCTTGTATCTTTACCAGGTAGCCGCCGAGCGCTTTTTTGTAGAGGATAGTCGTCTCCTTTAGCCTGTCGGGGGTAACGTTATCAATATTTTTTATGAAAACAATGTCACCATTAAGGCTATTGAGGTTTTCGAGCAGTGCGCCATGGCCTGCCGGGCGGAAAAGGAGTGATCCCTTTTTATCCCGAAAGGGATTGTTATCCATATCTGCAGCTATGGTATTCGTTGATGACCGCTGGCTTGAATAGGTGACTTGAAAAGGGGTCTCTCTTTTTTCCCGTTCTTTTGTATAGCTTTCGATTTTATTTTGAATGGAATCTCTATATTCATCATTAATGGTGAAATGAATTTTGCAGATATTATGCTTGTCTTTTGCATAGCTTTCTGCTTCTGAAAGGTGTTCTTCAAAGGGAGTTCTTGCATTATTATCATAACGGTGAAAAGGGATGAGCCCCTTTGGTTTGTTCGAGCAGTTAAGCCCCTTTTCCGTCAAAAGGTATTCAAGTATTCTTTTATACTCTTTCTCTGAAAGCAGGTTTTCTATTTCAAAGGCATT
Proteins encoded in this region:
- a CDS encoding DUF4301 family protein, which gives rise to MVKKKSRKTAGLRKLNNNIGRERKLMAHFPDEKDKAQIASMGISEEKIERELETFKKGIPFIHIEAPCTIGHGIETIDDDEIESFISLFKKAVNSGRAMKFTPASGAASRMFKLLLSFYNDLDRFDKEEILHRAVKGESDFENFLLFFDSIKKFPFFEDLKKTLADNAFEIENLLSEKEYKRILEYLLTEKGLNCSNKPKGLIPFHRYDNNARTPFEEHLSEAESYAKDKHNICKIHFTINDEYRDSIQNKIESYTKEREKRETPFQVTYSSQRSSTNTIAADMDNNPFRDKKGSLLFRPAGHGALLENLNSLNGDIVFIKNIDNVTPDRLKETTILYKKALGGYLVKIQEEIFAILKKIEAKDFNIDFTAQTLKYMRERLSLVITEEIEVKSEADRAAFIFSSLNRPIRVCGMVKNEGEPGGGPFWVKNHEGSTSRQIVEKAQINLDDEKQRQSFQRATHFNPVDLICGIRDYKGKPFNLTDYSDPESGFISIKSSHGKKLKALELPGLWNGAMAKWITLFVEVPIATFTPVKTVFDLLRKEHQPG